The proteins below are encoded in one region of Sulfurospirillum tamanense:
- the lysS gene encoding lysine--tRNA ligase: MFDNQLEQQRIEKANAFRELGKNPYPHALTKDTTTETFKTHYAYVCERDPQSDQSATSTIAGRIKFLRHMGKAAFAKIEDESGILQIYFSKDVLGETWFGHVKKLIEVGDIIVASGFPFVTKTGELSLHVTHLELATKAIVPLPEKFHGLQDKELRYRQRYLDMIMNGQVKDDFKLRSKVVSIIRHFFESYGFLEVETPMMHPIAGGANAKPFVTHHNALGIERYLRIAPELYLKRLVVGGFEAVFEINRNFRNEGMDHTHNPEFTMLEFYWAYHTYEDLMDLTETLFNTLLDALNLPKHLPFGEEIIDFSNSFTRIPYQEALVTIGGIDPAILKDKVAILKKLSADGFEANPKLSLGHLHAELFDAYVEAKLINPTFVTHFPLAISPLSRKSDDDPTIAERFELFIAGREIANGFNELNDPIDQYERFSGQLEAKDAGDDEAHEMDEDYVRALGYGLPPTAGQGLGIDRLVMLLANRHSIRDVILFPAMKPLRKEIQSQEEGTV, translated from the coding sequence ATGTTTGACAATCAACTTGAACAACAACGTATTGAAAAAGCAAATGCCTTTCGTGAGTTAGGAAAGAATCCCTACCCTCACGCCCTTACCAAAGACACAACAACAGAGACCTTTAAGACGCACTACGCTTATGTCTGCGAAAGAGACCCTCAGTCTGACCAAAGCGCCACAAGCACCATCGCTGGCAGGATTAAATTTTTGCGTCATATGGGAAAGGCTGCCTTTGCTAAAATCGAGGACGAGTCGGGAATTTTGCAAATATACTTCAGTAAAGATGTGCTAGGAGAAACATGGTTTGGTCATGTGAAAAAACTTATTGAAGTAGGCGATATTATCGTCGCCTCAGGCTTTCCTTTTGTTACCAAAACAGGTGAACTTTCTTTACATGTAACCCATCTTGAACTCGCAACCAAGGCGATTGTCCCCCTTCCTGAAAAATTTCATGGCCTTCAAGACAAAGAGTTGCGCTACCGCCAGCGCTACCTTGATATGATTATGAATGGGCAAGTAAAGGACGACTTTAAGCTACGATCAAAGGTTGTTAGCATCATTCGGCACTTTTTTGAATCCTATGGTTTTTTAGAGGTCGAAACCCCTATGATGCACCCCATTGCAGGAGGCGCTAACGCTAAGCCTTTTGTGACACACCACAACGCTCTTGGCATCGAACGTTACTTGCGCATTGCTCCAGAACTTTACCTCAAACGCTTAGTGGTTGGTGGGTTTGAAGCGGTTTTTGAAATTAATCGTAATTTTCGCAACGAAGGCATGGATCATACACACAATCCAGAATTTACTATGCTGGAATTTTATTGGGCGTATCACACTTATGAAGATTTGATGGACCTTACTGAAACACTTTTTAACACTCTGCTTGATGCTCTCAATCTTCCAAAACACCTTCCTTTTGGCGAAGAAATCATTGATTTTTCAAACTCTTTTACGCGCATTCCTTACCAAGAAGCACTTGTCACCATTGGCGGTATTGACCCAGCTATTTTAAAGGATAAAGTAGCCATTTTGAAAAAGCTCTCAGCAGATGGCTTTGAAGCTAACCCTAAACTCTCTTTGGGACATTTGCACGCGGAATTATTTGATGCTTATGTAGAAGCAAAACTTATCAACCCTACATTTGTAACGCACTTTCCCTTAGCTATTAGTCCGCTCTCGCGCAAAAGCGATGATGACCCAACCATTGCAGAACGCTTTGAGTTGTTTATTGCAGGGCGCGAAATTGCCAATGGCTTTAACGAGCTCAATGACCCCATTGATCAATATGAGCGTTTTAGTGGTCAGCTTGAGGCTAAAGATGCAGGAGATGACGAAGCGCATGAGATGGATGAGGATTACGTTAGGGCCCTAGGATACGGCTTACCACCTACTGCGGGCCAAGGCTTGGGTATTGATCGCCTTGTTATGCTACTTGCCAACCGTCACTCTATTCGTGATGTCATCTTATTTCCTGCCATGAAGCCCTTACGAAAAGAAATTCAATCACAAGAAGAAGGAACCGTTTAA